Part of the Pseudomonas sp. ADAK13 genome is shown below.
AACTGGAGTTATCCGAGGACGGGCATGACCTGAATGCCCTGTTCGATGAGCACGTTGAGGAAAGCAGCGAGATGGCCGCGCGACGGATCTACTTCAGCGAACTGTTCCGCCTGCAAGGCGAACTGGTGAAGCTGCAAAGCTGGGTGGTCAAGACGGGCCACAAAGTGGTGATTCTGTTTGAAGGGCGCGATGCAGCCGGCAAGGGCGGTGTCATCAAGCGAATTACCCAACGACTCAACCCCCGAGTCTGTCGTGTGGCCGCCCTGCCCGCCCCCAACGACCGCGAACAGACGCAGTGGTACTTCCAGCGCTACGTCTCACACCTGCCGGCGGCCGGTGAAATCGTGCTGTTCGACCGTAGTTGGTACAACCGTGCAGGCGTCGAACAGGTCATGGGGTTTTGCAACGAAGATCAGTACGAGGAGTTCTTCCGCACCGTCCCGGAGTTCGAACGCATGCTCGCCCGCTCCGGCATCCAGCTGATCAAGTACTGGTTCTCCATCTCCGACCAGGAACAGCACCTGCGCTTTCTGAGTCGCATTCACGACCCGCTCAAACAGTGGAAACTCAGCCCGATGGACCTGGAGTCGCGCCGGCGCTGGGAAGCCTACACAAAGGCCAAGGAAATCATGCTGGAGCGCACCCACATCGCCGAAGCTCCCTGGTGG
Proteins encoded:
- the ppk2 gene encoding polyphosphate kinase 2 — its product is MFSTEEALIQRIHRELLDHSDEELELELSEDGHDLNALFDEHVEESSEMAARRIYFSELFRLQGELVKLQSWVVKTGHKVVILFEGRDAAGKGGVIKRITQRLNPRVCRVAALPAPNDREQTQWYFQRYVSHLPAAGEIVLFDRSWYNRAGVEQVMGFCNEDQYEEFFRTVPEFERMLARSGIQLIKYWFSISDQEQHLRFLSRIHDPLKQWKLSPMDLESRRRWEAYTKAKEIMLERTHIAEAPWWVVQADDKKKARLNCIHHLLGQMPYEEVQLPVIELPQRVRQEDYSRSPTPPELIVPQVY